A stretch of Caldanaerobius polysaccharolyticus DSM 13641 DNA encodes these proteins:
- a CDS encoding sensor histidine kinase — protein sequence MYKLRTRLILLISGSTIFSIVLVSLITNITLFNKFNIYMMDEQENRIRELIQLIENSYSINNRWTEEAYNNIKLSPLMMEFDVTIKDVNGNTVFRHHMVQEMAEMHKNMMKEMGKSMGGMNPNGMMDHEIGKYVTKTYTLTSNGRIIGTAQIGYIGPFLVTERAIEFTRGINSSIAYAAIISILVAVILGIQSSKVISEPILKIADAANNIRKGELNTKISLNNKVQELQVLSNSINHLARSLSEQEALRKRLTSDISHELRTPLTILQSHIEAISDGIWEPTPERLEVCKNEVMRLIKLVEQLRHLTDIENDDIKLNVKKFSMTELLNEIVDSFEYHIASKGIKLKRQIKDNVFIEGDRDKVSQVVINIISNAIKYTDSGGFIKVELEEGIGDVYVSIQDSGIGIPKEDLPYIFERFYRSDRSRSRKTGGAGIGLTIAKTLVKAHRGDITVESEEGKGTKFVVKLPKIYY from the coding sequence ATGTATAAGCTCAGGACGAGGTTAATCTTGTTGATATCAGGCAGTACTATTTTTTCGATAGTGCTGGTAAGCTTGATCACCAACATCACTTTATTTAACAAATTTAATATTTATATGATGGATGAGCAAGAAAACAGGATTAGAGAATTAATTCAGCTAATTGAAAACTCTTACTCAATAAATAATCGATGGACAGAAGAGGCCTATAATAATATAAAATTGTCTCCGCTGATGATGGAATTTGATGTAACTATAAAGGATGTAAATGGCAACACTGTATTTAGACACCATATGGTTCAGGAAATGGCTGAAATGCATAAGAATATGATGAAGGAAATGGGGAAAAGCATGGGAGGCATGAATCCCAATGGTATGATGGACCATGAAATCGGCAAGTACGTCACAAAAACATATACGCTTACATCTAATGGAAGGATAATCGGCACTGCTCAAATTGGCTATATAGGTCCTTTCTTGGTAACTGAAAGGGCAATAGAGTTTACCAGAGGGATTAATTCTTCAATAGCCTACGCTGCCATTATTTCAATACTGGTAGCTGTAATACTGGGAATACAGTCATCTAAGGTGATATCAGAGCCTATTTTAAAGATAGCAGATGCGGCAAATAATATCAGAAAAGGTGAGTTAAACACAAAAATAAGTTTAAACAATAAAGTGCAGGAACTTCAGGTGCTATCAAATTCCATAAATCACCTGGCAAGATCATTGAGTGAGCAAGAAGCGCTTAGAAAGAGGCTGACATCTGATATATCCCATGAGCTAAGGACCCCTCTTACAATATTGCAGAGCCACATTGAAGCTATCAGCGATGGTATATGGGAGCCAACCCCCGAGAGGTTGGAGGTGTGTAAAAACGAAGTAATGAGATTGATTAAGCTTGTGGAACAGCTGAGGCATTTGACAGATATAGAAAATGACGATATTAAGCTGAATGTAAAGAAGTTTAGCATGACGGAGCTTTTAAACGAAATCGTAGACAGCTTTGAGTATCACATTGCGAGCAAAGGGATAAAGCTTAAGCGCCAAATAAAGGATAATGTATTTATTGAAGGCGACAGAGACAAGGTCAGCCAGGTAGTAATCAATATCATTTCCAATGCCATCAAGTACACCGATTCCGGAGGATTTATAAAAGTAGAATTGGAGGAAGGTATAGGGGATGTCTATGTAAGCATACAGGACAGCGGTATAGGTATTCCAAAGGAGGACCTACCTTATATATTTGAGAGGTTTTACAGAAGCGATAGGTCCAGAAGTAGAAAAACAGGGGGAGCGGGGATAGGCCTGACAATAGCTAAAACTTTGGTCAAAGCCCATAGGGGCGATATAACGGTGGAAAGTGAAGAGGGAAAGGGGACGAAGTTTGTGGTAAAACTCCCCAAAATTTATTATTGA
- a CDS encoding response regulator transcription factor has translation MEDKRNILVVDDEEQIINVLKAYLEKEGYNVYTAYSGKEALDVFHKNTIHFIILDLMLPDVSGEEVCKKIRLKSQVPILMLTAKAEEDNRINGLDIGADDYMVKPFSPKEVMAHVRAILRRVDRNSIKADIIEFNNGDLTIDFDKMEVKKQGNNLKLTPMEFKLLSILARNTGKVFTRDELVVKMQGYDYDGFERTVDTHIKNLRRKIEDDKNKYIVTVYGIGYKFMEAKDV, from the coding sequence ATGGAAGATAAAAGAAACATCCTGGTAGTTGATGATGAAGAACAGATCATCAATGTACTGAAAGCTTATCTAGAGAAAGAAGGATATAATGTGTATACCGCATATAGCGGTAAAGAGGCACTGGATGTATTTCATAAAAATACCATCCATTTTATCATTTTGGACCTGATGCTGCCTGATGTCTCCGGTGAAGAAGTTTGCAAGAAGATAAGGTTGAAGTCCCAGGTACCTATACTCATGCTCACAGCAAAAGCGGAAGAAGATAACAGGATAAACGGCCTTGATATAGGTGCGGATGATTATATGGTAAAACCATTTAGCCCTAAAGAGGTTATGGCCCATGTGAGGGCCATATTGAGAAGGGTTGACCGGAACTCTATAAAAGCTGATATAATAGAGTTTAACAATGGCGACTTAACTATAGATTTTGATAAAATGGAAGTCAAAAAACAGGGTAACAATCTGAAATTGACGCCGATGGAATTCAAGCTCTTGTCTATATTAGCCAGGAATACAGGAAAGGTGTTTACAAGGGATGAGCTAGTGGTAAAAATGCAGGGTTACGATTATGATGGGTTTGAGAGGACCGTAGACACTCATATCAAAAATTTGAGGCGTAAAATTGAAGATGATAAAAACAAATACATCGTTACGGTATATGGTATAGGCTACAAATTTATGGAGGCTAAAGATGTATAA
- a CDS encoding YHS domain-containing protein — protein MVKDPVCGMTVDEAKAPAKSEYNGKTYYFCSNHCKVEFDGDPAKYVKEDTGHMSHGSHCC, from the coding sequence ATGGTTAAAGATCCAGTTTGCGGAATGACGGTAGATGAAGCTAAAGCGCCGGCAAAATCAGAGTACAATGGGAAAACATATTATTTCTGTTCCAACCACTGTAAGGTAGAATTTGACGGAGATCCTGCAAAGTATGTGAAAGAAGATACGGGCCATATGAGCCATGGCAGTCACTGCTGCTAA
- a CDS encoding heavy metal translocating P-type ATPase encodes MEVMDKEAAKISFKIKGMTCAACASRIEKALKKMPGVSDANVNFAVEKATITYNPQDVGADDFVKKIRDVGYDVIEDRTTLKLKGMTCASCAMRIQKALSKTPGVRNASVNFATETAVIDYNAEQVSVNDLIKIVRKVGYDAIEKTEGVDVDKQEKDMEIRHLRVLFVISAILSIPLVLNMILESGFGIMTVLGNPYLELVIATPIQFIIGYRFYKGAYHALLGGSANMDVLIAMGTTIAYFYSVYNVFAGVHGQLYFEAAAVIITLILLGKYLEAVAKGRTSEAIKKLMGLQAKTARVIKDGKEVDIPVEEVQVGDIVVVRPGEKIPVDGKIIEGYSAVDESMLTGESIPVEKRVGDEVIGATINKTGSFKFEATKVGKDTALAQIIKLVEDAQGSKAPIQRLADQISGIFVPVVIGIAAITFLVWYLGFGNLSMGIISAIAVLVIACPCALGLATPTSIMVGTGKGAENGILIKGGEHLERAHRINAIVLDKTGTITKGQPEVTDVIKVNDYSESDILRFAAIAEKNSEHPLGEAIVNKAKSDNISLDDPQDFKAIPGHGVYARIDGKDVYIGNRRLMQKEGIPIDSIEERVDKLEEEGKTAMIMAVDGKLAGIVAVADTVKENSKQAIDQLKKMGIEVWMITGDNRRTASAIAKQVGIEHVLAEVLPENKAEEVEKLKKQGKITAMVGDGINDAPALAASDVGIAIGTGTDVAIEAADITLMSGDLMGIPTAIRLSRATMRNIKQNLFWAFIYNIIGIPISALGFLNPAIAGAAMAFSSVSVVTNALRLKRFKPNAAR; translated from the coding sequence ATGGAAGTTATGGACAAAGAGGCAGCTAAAATAAGCTTTAAGATTAAAGGCATGACGTGTGCAGCCTGCGCCTCAAGGATAGAAAAGGCGCTAAAAAAGATGCCCGGTGTAAGTGATGCCAATGTAAATTTCGCGGTGGAAAAAGCCACCATAACATATAATCCGCAAGATGTAGGCGCAGATGACTTTGTAAAAAAGATCAGAGATGTTGGATATGATGTTATAGAAGACAGAACAACTTTAAAGTTAAAAGGCATGACGTGTGCTTCTTGTGCCATGAGAATTCAAAAAGCATTAAGTAAAACACCGGGGGTGAGAAATGCCAGTGTAAATTTTGCCACAGAAACAGCGGTTATAGATTACAATGCAGAGCAGGTAAGCGTAAATGATCTTATAAAAATCGTAAGGAAAGTAGGTTATGATGCCATTGAAAAGACCGAAGGTGTTGATGTAGATAAACAAGAGAAAGACATGGAAATAAGACACCTTAGAGTTCTCTTTGTAATATCGGCGATACTATCAATACCATTGGTTTTAAATATGATTTTAGAATCCGGATTTGGCATAATGACTGTCCTGGGCAATCCATATTTAGAATTGGTTATAGCTACCCCAATACAGTTTATCATAGGTTATAGATTTTATAAAGGGGCTTATCACGCCCTGTTAGGTGGATCTGCAAATATGGACGTGTTAATCGCCATGGGCACGACAATAGCTTATTTTTACAGCGTATATAATGTATTTGCCGGTGTTCATGGACAGCTCTATTTTGAAGCAGCTGCTGTCATAATAACATTGATCCTCCTGGGCAAATACCTGGAGGCAGTAGCAAAAGGCAGGACCTCTGAGGCTATTAAAAAGCTCATGGGGCTTCAGGCCAAGACTGCCAGGGTTATAAAAGACGGGAAAGAGGTTGACATACCTGTTGAAGAAGTTCAGGTAGGAGATATAGTAGTAGTAAGGCCAGGTGAAAAAATACCTGTAGATGGCAAAATCATAGAAGGCTATTCGGCTGTTGACGAGTCGATGCTCACAGGTGAATCCATACCTGTTGAGAAAAGAGTCGGTGATGAGGTTATCGGTGCAACGATAAACAAGACAGGATCCTTCAAGTTTGAGGCCACAAAGGTAGGAAAAGATACAGCACTGGCACAGATAATAAAATTAGTAGAAGACGCTCAAGGATCTAAGGCGCCGATCCAGCGCCTGGCAGACCAGATCTCGGGTATATTTGTACCTGTGGTAATAGGAATAGCGGCGATAACATTTTTGGTATGGTATCTTGGGTTTGGCAATCTATCCATGGGCATAATAAGCGCTATAGCGGTCCTTGTCATTGCATGCCCGTGTGCGCTGGGGCTTGCTACACCCACGTCGATTATGGTGGGTACAGGTAAAGGCGCGGAAAACGGCATACTCATAAAAGGCGGAGAACACCTGGAGAGAGCTCATAGGATAAATGCCATCGTCCTGGATAAGACGGGTACAATCACAAAAGGCCAGCCGGAGGTTACTGACGTAATTAAAGTAAATGATTATAGTGAGAGCGATATATTGAGGTTTGCAGCTATAGCTGAAAAGAATTCGGAACATCCTTTAGGGGAAGCAATAGTGAATAAGGCAAAAAGCGACAATATAAGCCTGGATGACCCTCAGGACTTTAAGGCGATACCTGGGCATGGAGTATATGCCAGAATTGACGGCAAAGACGTTTACATTGGGAATAGAAGGCTTATGCAAAAAGAAGGAATTCCTATAGATTCCATAGAAGAGAGAGTGGATAAACTAGAAGAAGAAGGCAAGACCGCGATGATAATGGCGGTTGATGGCAAACTGGCTGGGATTGTGGCAGTTGCAGATACGGTGAAAGAGAATTCAAAGCAGGCCATAGATCAGCTAAAGAAAATGGGGATAGAGGTCTGGATGATAACAGGTGACAATAGGCGAACAGCCAGTGCCATAGCAAAGCAGGTAGGCATAGAGCATGTTTTAGCGGAGGTATTGCCTGAGAATAAGGCGGAAGAAGTCGAGAAGCTCAAAAAACAGGGTAAGATAACCGCTATGGTAGGAGATGGGATAAATGACGCTCCGGCATTGGCGGCATCAGATGTAGGTATTGCCATAGGAACAGGCACAGATGTGGCTATTGAAGCCGCTGATATAACACTTATGAGCGGTGATCTGATGGGAATACCCACTGCTATCAGATTAAGCCGCGCCACCATGAGAAATATAAAGCAGAACCTCTTCTGGGCATTTATTTATAATATAATAGGTATACCGATATCTGCTCTTGGATTTCTGAATCCTGCCATTGCGGGTGCGGCTATGGCGTTTAGCTCGGTTTCTGTGGTTACCAATGCCTTGAGGCTTAAAAGATTCAAACCTAATGCGGCCAGGTGA
- a CDS encoding cytochrome c biogenesis CcdA family protein, producing MSYALPFIAGVASFLSPCIIPMISVYFSLITGMSIKDLKDVEFHRAMRKFILINTFVFVLAFTIVFTLVGGLSGTIGKWLNSYISIMSVIGGILIIAMGLNLIGLINLNFSFLSKYSAHDIKTSSRYLTTFLIGLFFAIVCSHCIGPVLYSMLIYTATTGSTLIGMKTMFLFSIGLAVPYLLVGYYMPEAINVIKKTKKYQNIISAILGTFLIFLGLLTLLGKVQDLTAFLSRLLPYKLPLGM from the coding sequence GTGTCTTATGCATTACCTTTTATAGCAGGCGTTGCTTCGTTTTTATCCCCATGTATAATACCCATGATAAGCGTATATTTCTCGCTGATAACCGGCATGTCTATAAAGGATCTAAAGGACGTAGAATTTCACAGGGCGATGAGGAAGTTTATTCTCATAAATACCTTTGTGTTCGTACTTGCCTTTACAATCGTCTTTACTTTGGTCGGTGGGTTATCAGGTACTATAGGCAAGTGGTTGAACAGCTATATCTCGATAATGAGCGTAATCGGCGGGATACTGATTATAGCAATGGGTTTAAATTTAATCGGCTTAATTAATTTAAACTTTTCATTTTTAAGTAAATACAGTGCACATGACATTAAAACATCTTCCAGGTATCTTACTACCTTTTTAATAGGCCTGTTTTTTGCTATAGTGTGTTCCCACTGCATAGGGCCGGTTTTATATTCCATGTTGATATATACCGCCACCACGGGGAGTACGCTAATCGGCATGAAGACCATGTTCCTGTTTTCAATAGGCCTGGCGGTGCCCTATTTGCTGGTAGGTTACTATATGCCAGAGGCGATTAATGTTATAAAGAAAACAAAGAAATATCAAAATATTATATCAGCAATCTTGGGAACTTTTCTAATTTTCCTGGGGCTCCTGACGCTTTTGGGCAAGGTTCAGGATTTAACGGCGTTTTTAAGCAGGTTATTGCCGTATAAGCTGCCATTAGGAATGTAG
- the lgt gene encoding prolipoprotein diacylglyceryl transferase — MVELFKIGHISVYLFGLMIAIAIIAGLLLAYKEAIRKGVDADKYLDFLLYLVLFGIVGGRLGYVIFFDPKYFISHPLDIIKINDGGMSIQGAIIFATLFAIWYTKKHKQNFWVFADIAAPSLALGQAIGRIGCDAFGVPMSKKWFWGVPYNGQWVHPAQVYEFTLDYILFFVLWRKRKNVDYNGQLILWYLIFFSANRGIVEFFRTNPMVFGPFSIAHVLSAAIIVAGLCAMYVLKKRSRDEVRGNEVVSRGEAIEDGFIVTLLYIISLMIYYGIRRGFVL, encoded by the coding sequence TTGGTTGAGTTATTTAAAATAGGGCACATATCTGTGTACTTATTTGGCCTGATGATAGCTATTGCAATCATTGCAGGATTGTTACTAGCGTATAAAGAGGCGATCCGTAAAGGCGTAGATGCTGACAAATACTTAGATTTCCTTTTGTATTTGGTATTATTCGGGATTGTAGGTGGAAGGCTGGGTTATGTAATATTTTTTGACCCTAAATATTTTATAAGCCATCCACTGGATATAATCAAAATAAATGACGGCGGTATGTCTATACAGGGCGCTATAATATTTGCGACATTGTTTGCTATATGGTACACCAAAAAGCACAAGCAGAATTTTTGGGTTTTTGCCGATATAGCTGCGCCTTCGCTGGCATTGGGCCAGGCGATCGGCAGGATTGGGTGCGACGCGTTTGGCGTTCCTATGTCAAAAAAATGGTTTTGGGGTGTCCCATATAATGGACAATGGGTTCATCCAGCACAGGTGTATGAATTTACGCTGGATTACATCCTGTTTTTTGTGTTGTGGAGAAAGCGCAAAAATGTCGATTATAATGGGCAGTTGATTTTGTGGTATTTGATATTTTTTAGCGCAAACAGGGGCATTGTTGAGTTCTTCAGGACAAACCCAATGGTATTTGGGCCCTTCTCCATTGCCCATGTTTTAAGCGCAGCAATAATTGTTGCTGGTTTATGTGCTATGTATGTCCTCAAAAAACGCAGTAGGGATGAAGTGAGGGGGAATGAAGTAGTATCCAGGGGGGAAGCTATTGAAGACGGGTTTATCGTGACATTATTATACATTATATCCTTGATGATATATTATGGCATAAGGAGAGGTTTTGTTTTATGA
- a CDS encoding spermine/spermidine synthase domain-containing protein, whose protein sequence is MILLSVSLVSISLFIYQVILNRIYSTLFWYHYTFLITSFAIFGLGIGGIIAYNQRQKINAFEVQSLYKSIVMLSISYIASLGIIYILPFQNDLLVYLILAALPFVIGGYYFSSVFRELAGISDKLYFADLIGSGLGSIIVLLSLNNLGMFRSVILICIISSVAALLYAKHFKVKSLSIFILLTIFLIGLFIPARYVYSIEQNFNGFLTNRTKTLGSLSESGKKGKIVFTKWNAFSRTDVIKIEGDPDEMILTIDGTANAPMYKFDGKISSLNKYKKDIEYLPFSFGHNDKALIIGPGGGRDILYALAGNSKNITGVEINTSSIDAVEYFKEFNGDIYNRPGVRIYGEDGRNFIRKSKEKYDVIYLSLVMTNASQNIGYVLSENYLYTIEAIQDYMDHLTENGKIAFLAHDEEDLSKLAATVIRALNNKGIPIEDTPEYMAIFRQKMAQDEPGDEHIHYPMLIVKNKPFTVSESNKLKNAAAKGQNSILYIPYVVEKGPLYHISKGHLSLTGFETGFPFNAAPATDDKPYFYNFNKGTTLVLMVILFTVLLGSVVLFKPIVSRNSILKPALYFSGLGIGYMLIETPLIQKFILYLGHPVIKCQRQGRYNSCNVGY, encoded by the coding sequence GTGATTCTACTCAGCGTAAGCCTTGTATCAATTTCTCTGTTTATTTATCAGGTGATATTGAACAGAATATACTCCACGTTGTTCTGGTATCATTATACATTTTTAATCACATCTTTTGCCATATTCGGCCTGGGTATAGGCGGCATAATAGCATATAACCAACGCCAAAAAATCAATGCCTTTGAGGTTCAATCACTGTATAAAAGTATTGTAATGCTGTCTATTTCCTATATAGCTTCATTGGGTATTATATATATCTTGCCCTTTCAAAATGATTTATTGGTTTACTTGATTTTAGCGGCACTGCCTTTCGTAATAGGTGGATATTATTTTTCATCTGTATTTAGAGAACTGGCCGGAATAAGCGACAAGTTGTATTTTGCAGATCTGATAGGCTCGGGGTTAGGCAGCATAATCGTATTGCTCTCATTAAATAACCTTGGGATGTTCAGATCTGTGATTTTGATATGTATTATCTCATCTGTGGCTGCTTTGCTTTACGCAAAACATTTTAAAGTGAAATCGCTGTCCATCTTTATTCTTTTGACGATATTTTTAATTGGTCTTTTTATCCCCGCCCGATATGTTTATTCAATTGAACAAAATTTCAACGGATTTCTCACAAATAGAACAAAAACCCTTGGCAGTCTTTCCGAATCTGGCAAAAAGGGTAAAATTGTATTTACTAAATGGAATGCATTTTCCAGAACAGATGTTATAAAGATAGAAGGAGATCCCGATGAGATGATATTGACGATTGACGGCACTGCCAATGCGCCTATGTATAAATTTGACGGTAAAATAAGCAGCTTAAATAAATACAAGAAGGACATTGAATATCTGCCTTTTTCTTTTGGGCATAACGATAAGGCGTTGATAATCGGACCTGGCGGAGGAAGGGACATACTGTATGCACTGGCTGGGAATAGCAAGAATATAACCGGCGTAGAAATTAACACATCAAGCATAGATGCGGTAGAATATTTTAAGGAATTTAACGGAGATATTTACAACAGGCCGGGGGTGCGTATTTACGGAGAAGACGGTAGAAACTTTATAAGAAAATCAAAAGAAAAGTACGACGTCATATATTTATCATTGGTTATGACCAATGCATCGCAAAATATAGGATATGTCCTTTCAGAAAACTATTTGTATACCATAGAGGCAATACAGGATTACATGGATCATCTCACCGAAAACGGAAAAATCGCGTTTTTGGCTCATGACGAGGAGGACTTAAGTAAATTAGCAGCAACCGTTATTCGCGCGTTAAACAATAAAGGTATACCGATTGAAGACACTCCAGAGTACATGGCTATATTTAGGCAAAAAATGGCGCAAGATGAACCCGGTGACGAGCATATTCACTATCCGATGCTTATTGTAAAAAATAAGCCTTTTACTGTATCGGAAAGCAATAAGCTGAAAAACGCTGCTGCAAAAGGCCAAAATTCTATACTGTATATACCGTACGTTGTTGAAAAAGGTCCGCTTTATCATATAAGCAAGGGGCATTTATCCCTGACAGGATTTGAAACGGGTTTTCCTTTCAACGCAGCACCTGCAACTGATGATAAGCCGTATTTTTATAACTTTAATAAAGGGACTACACTGGTATTAATGGTGATACTATTTACTGTATTATTGGGCAGTGTTGTATTATTCAAACCAATCGTATCACGCAACAGTATTTTAAAACCTGCTTTATACTTCAGCGGCCTGGGAATTGGTTATATGCTAATTGAAACACCACTGATACAAAAATTCATACTTTATTTAGGGCATCCTGTTATTAAGTGCCAGCGGCAAGGACGATATAATAGCTGTAATGTGGGGTATTAA